A genomic segment from Streptomyces sp. NBC_01233 encodes:
- a CDS encoding alpha/beta fold hydrolase, producing the protein MAIAHRRIGTGPVRVIVLHDWFGTSANWGSVLDHLDPVGFSYAFLDYRGYGDRRDVTGRHTLPEIADDVLELADQLGWDTFSLLGHSMGGKAAQQVLVRAPERIEKLVGINPVPAAPYEMDAATHALFFGAAESPENRRAILDLVTGNRASGRWIGRMVAHSLEVSRPEAFADYLASWQSLDLSDAVKGNTVPVLVLIGEYDLALTADVMRATWQVWYPNCRIRTLPGAGHYPPHETPVAFATEVEAFLRD; encoded by the coding sequence ATGGCCATCGCCCACCGCAGGATCGGCACCGGACCCGTTCGCGTCATCGTGCTGCACGACTGGTTCGGCACCTCTGCCAACTGGGGCTCCGTGCTGGATCACCTGGACCCCGTGGGGTTCTCGTACGCCTTCCTCGACTACCGCGGCTACGGCGACCGCCGGGACGTGACGGGCCGCCACACCCTCCCCGAGATCGCCGACGACGTCCTCGAACTCGCCGACCAGCTCGGCTGGGACACCTTCTCCCTGCTCGGCCACTCCATGGGGGGCAAGGCCGCCCAGCAGGTGCTCGTGCGCGCCCCTGAGCGGATCGAGAAGCTCGTCGGGATCAACCCGGTCCCGGCCGCGCCGTACGAGATGGACGCCGCCACCCACGCCCTCTTCTTCGGCGCCGCCGAGAGCCCCGAGAACCGGCGCGCCATCCTCGACCTCGTCACCGGCAACCGGGCGAGCGGGCGCTGGATCGGCCGGATGGTCGCCCACTCCCTGGAGGTCTCCCGCCCGGAGGCCTTCGCCGACTACCTCGCGAGCTGGCAGTCCCTGGACCTGTCCGACGCCGTCAAGGGCAACACGGTGCCCGTGCTCGTCCTGATCGGGGAGTACGACCTCGCGCTCACCGCCGACGTGATGCGCGCCACCTGGCAGGTCTGGTACCCGAACTGCCGCATCCGCACGCTCCCCGGCGCCGGGCACTACCCGCCGCACGAGACCCCCGTGGCCTTCGCCACCGAGGTCGAGGCCTTCCTGCGCGACTAG
- a CDS encoding CTP synthase C-terminal region-related (seleno)protein produces MTTAQTPQSTRTTPAARIALVGDRSPHVKSHTRIPLLLDALASRDGLVLDAYWIPTGDAEAEAAAGTLARFDAVWVLPGSPYASEAGALAAIRVAREEGIPFLGTCGGFQHTLLEYARTVCGLTAVAHAENDPGATDPLIAPLACSLVGHEGLVRAEPGSLAEAALGAERSMERYHCTYGPAPRHLPTLIAHGLRLSGHDEEGKARIAELPGHPFFLATLFQPELHGDGARPHPIVRALAAAAVAHAGGRRDGVTARLAATFAVGRSAG; encoded by the coding sequence ATGACCACCGCACAGACCCCGCAGAGCACCCGGACCACACCGGCGGCGCGGATCGCACTCGTCGGCGACCGCTCCCCGCACGTGAAGTCCCACACCCGCATCCCGCTCCTCCTGGACGCCCTGGCCTCCCGCGACGGGCTCGTCCTCGACGCGTACTGGATCCCCACCGGCGACGCCGAGGCCGAGGCCGCCGCCGGGACCCTGGCCCGCTTCGACGCCGTGTGGGTGCTGCCGGGGAGCCCGTACGCGAGCGAGGCCGGGGCACTGGCCGCGATCCGGGTGGCCCGCGAGGAGGGCATCCCCTTCCTCGGGACGTGCGGCGGCTTCCAGCACACCCTGCTGGAGTACGCCCGGACGGTCTGCGGACTGACGGCCGTCGCGCACGCCGAGAACGACCCGGGGGCGACGGACCCGCTGATCGCGCCGCTCGCCTGTTCGCTCGTCGGGCACGAGGGCCTCGTCCGGGCCGAGCCCGGCTCGCTCGCCGAGGCCGCGCTCGGCGCGGAGCGGTCGATGGAGCGCTACCACTGCACCTACGGACCCGCGCCCCGGCACCTGCCGACGCTCATCGCCCACGGGCTGCGGCTGTCGGGGCACGACGAGGAGGGCAAGGCGCGCATCGCAGAGCTGCCCGGGCACCCGTTCTTCCTGGCCACGCTGTTCCAGCCGGAGCTGCACGGGGACGGGGCGCGGCCGCACCCGATCGTCCGGGCCCTCGCCGCGGCGGCCGTCGCGCACGCCGGCGGCCGCCGGGACGGGGTGACGGCCCGGCTCGCCGCCACCTTCGCGGTCGGCCGCTCGGCGGGATAA
- a CDS encoding LysR family transcriptional regulator: MDPHLLRTFVAVARLSSFSAAARELGYTQSAVSQHIAALEGDLRAELLTRRPVAPTAAGARLLEHAGPLLLRLDAARADVLRLTAAPPGRVTLAASPLAVGPRLLAALPATGVTLKVLPPAEVPAAVATGGCDLGLVDGPAAPSDPLRLPDVAPLTVTGVAEEELAVLLPAGHPFAGRTALRLDDLADARWLDAPGVGLPLATARASVRYEGTDLHALCALAAAGHGLALLPRRVAEAARAGVAVPLSAPRLVHRTELLTPGTPTGAAVALTARLTAGSPV; encoded by the coding sequence ATGGACCCGCACCTGCTCCGCACCTTCGTCGCCGTGGCCCGGCTCTCCTCCTTCTCCGCCGCTGCCCGCGAGCTGGGCTACACCCAGTCCGCCGTCTCCCAGCACATCGCCGCCCTCGAAGGGGACCTGCGGGCCGAGCTGCTCACCCGCCGGCCCGTCGCGCCGACCGCGGCCGGGGCGCGGCTGCTGGAACACGCCGGGCCGCTGCTCCTGCGGCTCGACGCCGCACGGGCCGACGTACTGCGGCTGACCGCCGCCCCGCCCGGCCGGGTCACCCTCGCCGCGTCCCCGCTCGCCGTCGGGCCCCGGCTGCTCGCGGCCCTGCCCGCCACCGGCGTCACCCTGAAGGTGCTGCCCCCGGCCGAGGTGCCCGCCGCCGTCGCCACCGGGGGCTGCGACCTCGGCCTCGTCGACGGCCCGGCCGCGCCCAGCGACCCGCTGCGGCTGCCCGACGTGGCACCGCTCACGGTGACCGGGGTGGCGGAGGAGGAGCTGGCCGTGCTGTTGCCCGCCGGGCACCCCTTCGCCGGGCGGACGGCGCTGCGCCTGGACGACCTCGCCGACGCGCGCTGGCTCGACGCCCCCGGCGTGGGCCTGCCGCTCGCCACCGCGCGCGCCTCCGTCCGCTACGAGGGCACCGACCTGCACGCCCTCTGCGCCCTCGCCGCAGCCGGGCACGGCCTCGCACTGCTGCCCCGCCGGGTCGCCGAGGCCGCCCGCGCGGGGGTCGCCGTACCGCTGTCCGCCCCGCGCCTGGTGCACCGTACGGAACTGCTCACGCCCGGCACCCCGACCGGCGCGGCCGTCGCCCTCACCGCCCGGCTCACGGCAGGATCACCCGTATGA
- a CDS encoding aminopeptidase P family protein: protein MTSDATSEGPAPFTADDYAARMAAAAQTAADAGLAGLLIAPGPDLTHLTGYRPTAETERLTLLVLAAGQDPVLVAPALEAPDAARAPGAAALTLRDWADGKNPYAVTAPLLGPTGRFGVSDNTWALHLLGLQRELPQTSYAPLTDCLPMLRAVKDERELERLAAAGAAADAAYAQILHLPFADRRESDVAADLAALLRAHGHSQADFTVVGSGPNGANPHHEAGDRVIRRGDMVVLDFGGLWFGYGSDISRTVHVGEPTAEEQRVHDIVREAQQAGVAAVRPGVSCQEVDRAARAVITEFGYGDRFIHRTGHGIGVTTHEPPYMVEGEEQLLVPGMCFSVEPGVYLPGRFGVRIEDIVTVTGEGGRRLNNAPRELAVVE, encoded by the coding sequence ATGACCTCTGACGCCACATCCGAAGGCCCGGCTCCCTTCACAGCCGACGACTACGCCGCCCGGATGGCCGCGGCCGCGCAGACCGCCGCCGACGCCGGACTGGCCGGACTGCTGATCGCCCCCGGGCCCGACCTCACGCACCTCACCGGATACCGGCCCACCGCCGAGACCGAGCGGCTCACCCTGCTCGTGCTGGCCGCCGGCCAGGACCCGGTGCTCGTCGCCCCCGCGCTGGAGGCCCCCGACGCGGCCAGGGCCCCGGGCGCCGCCGCGCTGACCCTGCGGGACTGGGCCGACGGGAAGAACCCGTACGCCGTGACCGCCCCGCTGCTGGGGCCGACCGGGCGGTTCGGGGTGAGCGACAACACCTGGGCCCTCCACCTCCTCGGCCTCCAGCGGGAGTTGCCGCAGACCTCCTACGCGCCGCTCACCGACTGCCTGCCCATGCTGCGCGCCGTGAAGGACGAACGGGAGCTGGAGCGCCTCGCCGCGGCGGGAGCCGCCGCCGACGCCGCCTACGCGCAGATCCTCCACCTCCCCTTCGCCGACCGCCGGGAGTCGGACGTCGCCGCCGATCTGGCCGCCCTGCTGCGCGCCCACGGCCACTCCCAGGCCGACTTCACCGTCGTCGGCTCCGGCCCCAACGGGGCCAACCCGCACCACGAGGCCGGCGACCGGGTCATCCGCCGCGGCGACATGGTGGTCCTCGACTTCGGCGGCCTGTGGTTCGGCTACGGCTCCGACATCTCCCGCACCGTGCACGTGGGCGAGCCCACCGCCGAGGAGCAGCGGGTCCACGACATCGTCCGCGAGGCCCAGCAGGCGGGCGTGGCGGCCGTCCGCCCCGGGGTCTCCTGCCAGGAGGTGGACCGGGCGGCCCGCGCGGTGATCACCGAGTTCGGGTACGGGGACCGCTTCATCCACCGCACCGGCCACGGCATCGGCGTCACCACCCACGAGCCCCCGTACATGGTCGAGGGTGAGGAGCAGCTCCTGGTCCCCGGCATGTGCTTCTCCGTGGAGCCGGGCGTCTACCTGCCGGGCCGGTTCGGCGTCCGCATCGAGGACATCGTGACCGTCACCGGGGAGGGCGGGCGCCGCCTCAACAACGCCCCGCGCGAGCTGGCGGTCGTCGAGTAG
- the treZ gene encoding malto-oligosyltrehalose trehalohydrolase: protein MQFEVWAPQTGHVAMRLDGATYAMERDPDRAGWWTVQAPGGEGSRYGFLLDDDTLPRPDPRGRRLPDGPDGLSAVVDFEALVQAVAPPVPPPHTRLQDAVLYELHIGTFTPEGTFDAAAARLGHLTALGVTHVELMPVCSFPGRHGWGYDGVAPWAVHEPYGGPAGLVRFVESAHAAGLGVVLDVVHNHLGPSGNHLPAFGPYFTDTHHTPWGAAVNLDAPGSDEVRAYLVGSALAWLRDYGIDGLRLDAVHALADGRALTFLEELSEAVDGLASDTGRPLFLIAESDRCDPRTTTPRSAGGLGLHAQWNDDFHHALHCALTGESQAYYADFAEAPLAALAKTLTRAFFHDGTWSSFRGRTHGRPVDRRRIPAHRFLGYTQTHDQIGNRALGDRLSASLSPGLLACAATVALTGPFVPMLFMGEEWGARTPWQYFTDHPDPELAEAVRSGRRREFAAHGWKAEEVPDPQDPATRDRSCLDWSEPEQAVHARLLEWYRTLVSLRRSHPDLRDPDLASVRVAHDEERRWITFRRGDVRVAVNLSPEPVTIALGRNGVRVLASWEPLEHPGPDGRIHVPGESAVVLGP from the coding sequence TTGCAGTTCGAGGTGTGGGCACCGCAGACAGGTCATGTCGCCATGCGACTCGACGGGGCGACGTACGCGATGGAGCGCGATCCGGACCGGGCCGGCTGGTGGACCGTGCAGGCCCCGGGCGGCGAAGGGAGCCGCTACGGATTCCTGTTGGACGACGACACGCTCCCGCGGCCCGATCCGCGCGGGCGGCGGCTGCCGGACGGCCCCGACGGGCTGTCGGCCGTGGTCGACTTCGAGGCCCTGGTCCAGGCCGTGGCCCCGCCGGTCCCGCCGCCGCACACCCGCCTCCAGGACGCGGTCCTGTACGAGCTGCACATCGGCACCTTCACGCCCGAGGGGACCTTCGACGCGGCCGCCGCCCGCCTCGGGCACCTCACCGCCCTCGGCGTCACGCACGTGGAGCTGATGCCGGTCTGCTCCTTCCCCGGCCGGCACGGCTGGGGGTACGACGGGGTGGCGCCCTGGGCCGTGCACGAGCCGTACGGCGGCCCGGCCGGGCTGGTCCGCTTCGTGGAGTCGGCCCACGCCGCCGGACTGGGCGTGGTGCTGGACGTGGTCCACAACCACCTCGGCCCCTCCGGCAACCACCTGCCCGCCTTCGGCCCGTACTTCACCGACACCCACCACACGCCGTGGGGCGCGGCGGTGAACCTGGACGCGCCCGGCTCCGACGAGGTGCGCGCGTACCTCGTCGGCAGCGCGCTGGCCTGGCTGCGCGACTACGGCATCGACGGACTGCGGCTGGACGCCGTGCACGCGCTCGCGGACGGGCGGGCGCTGACCTTCCTGGAGGAACTGTCCGAGGCCGTCGACGGGCTGGCCTCGGACACCGGTCGGCCGCTGTTCCTGATCGCCGAGTCGGACCGGTGCGACCCGCGCACCACCACCCCGCGCTCCGCCGGCGGCCTGGGCCTGCACGCCCAGTGGAACGACGACTTCCACCACGCCCTGCACTGTGCGCTGACCGGTGAATCCCAGGCGTACTACGCGGACTTCGCCGAGGCCCCGCTGGCCGCCCTCGCCAAGACCCTGACCCGGGCCTTCTTCCACGACGGGACCTGGTCCTCCTTCCGCGGCCGCACCCACGGCCGGCCGGTGGACCGCCGCCGGATCCCGGCCCACCGCTTCCTCGGCTACACCCAGACCCACGACCAGATCGGCAACCGGGCCCTGGGCGACCGGCTCTCGGCCTCCCTCTCCCCCGGTCTGCTGGCGTGCGCCGCGACGGTGGCACTGACCGGCCCGTTCGTGCCGATGCTGTTCATGGGCGAGGAGTGGGGGGCGCGGACCCCGTGGCAGTACTTCACCGACCACCCCGACCCTGAGCTGGCCGAGGCCGTACGGAGCGGCAGGCGCAGGGAGTTCGCGGCACACGGCTGGAAGGCCGAAGAGGTTCCCGACCCGCAGGACCCGGCGACCCGCGACCGCTCCTGCCTGGACTGGTCGGAGCCCGAACAGGCCGTCCACGCCCGCCTGCTGGAGTGGTACCGCACCCTGGTCTCGCTCCGCCGCAGCCACCCCGACCTGCGCGACCCGGACCTGGCGTCGGTCCGGGTCGCCCACGACGAGGAGCGCCGCTGGATCACGTTCCGGCGGGGGGACGTACGGGTGGCCGTGAACCTCTCCCCGGAACCGGTGACGATCGCGCTGGGCCGCAACGGGGTGCGGGTGCTGGCCTCCTGGGAACCCCTCGAACACCCGGGCCCCGACGGCCGGATCCACGTACCCGGCGAATCGGCGGTCGTGCTGGGGCCGTGA
- a CDS encoding DUF1707 and FHA domain-containing protein produces MTSSFEIPAFPAPRLSDAERDRALGQLREGAALGKLSHDTFLRRMELALVARRSEDLAVLTADLQARDAAESPWSRRLFGWVGRVSAVSVGIRHAWAAEKLPKLLLPHPSAAVLRIGRDPGNGLRLSHETVSRAHAELSLRDGMWVLKDLGSTNGTSVNGRRVTGSAVVRAGDQVSFGKMTFRLSAS; encoded by the coding sequence GTGACGTCGAGTTTCGAGATCCCCGCCTTCCCCGCGCCGCGGCTGTCCGACGCCGAGCGCGACCGGGCGCTGGGCCAGCTCAGAGAGGGCGCTGCCCTCGGCAAGCTGTCCCACGACACCTTTCTGCGCCGGATGGAACTCGCCCTGGTCGCCCGCCGCTCCGAGGACCTCGCCGTCCTCACGGCCGACCTCCAGGCCAGGGACGCCGCCGAAAGCCCGTGGAGCCGTCGGCTGTTCGGCTGGGTCGGCCGGGTCTCGGCCGTCTCCGTCGGCATCCGGCACGCCTGGGCCGCCGAGAAACTGCCCAAGCTGCTGCTCCCGCATCCGAGCGCGGCCGTCCTGCGGATCGGCCGCGACCCCGGCAACGGACTGCGGCTCAGCCACGAGACCGTCTCCCGGGCGCACGCGGAGCTGAGCCTGCGCGACGGGATGTGGGTGCTCAAGGACCTCGGCTCCACCAACGGGACCTCGGTCAACGGGCGCCGGGTGACCGGCTCCGCCGTGGTCCGCGCCGGGGACCAGGTCAGCTTCGGGAAGATGACCTTCCGGCTCTCTGCGAGCTAG
- a CDS encoding GNAT family N-acetyltransferase, with protein sequence MEHMSVIRRARVGDLPRLVELVHEHVAYERSAPRPPDLAERLGPQLFAEDARLWVLLAETPDGAVAGYAACSAEFAFWDARHYLHMDCLYLAQEARGHGLGAALMDGVRELARDLGLEQVQWQTPDWNEGAIRFYDRLGATGFPKRRYALPVEPTA encoded by the coding sequence ATGGAACACATGTCTGTCATCCGCCGTGCACGCGTCGGGGACCTCCCCCGCCTGGTCGAGCTCGTCCACGAGCACGTCGCGTACGAGAGGTCGGCGCCGCGCCCGCCGGACCTCGCCGAGCGGCTCGGCCCGCAGCTGTTCGCCGAGGACGCCCGGCTTTGGGTACTGCTCGCCGAGACCCCCGACGGAGCGGTCGCCGGATACGCGGCCTGCTCCGCCGAGTTCGCGTTCTGGGACGCCCGCCACTACCTGCACATGGACTGCCTCTACCTGGCGCAGGAGGCGCGCGGCCACGGTCTCGGCGCCGCACTGATGGACGGGGTGCGGGAACTGGCCCGCGACCTCGGCCTCGAACAGGTCCAGTGGCAGACCCCCGACTGGAACGAGGGCGCGATCCGCTTCTACGACCGGCTCGGCGCCACCGGCTTCCCGAAGCGCCGGTACGCCCTGCCCGTGGAGCCCACTGCCTGA
- a CDS encoding M14 family zinc carboxypeptidase, whose product MCYPTPHELGLAARALADEHPGEVRLRQAGTSRAGQPLWVLSVAAVGPVTLARTPTRNVLVVAGAHANEPVGGATVLSLARRLLHEPAPRSGCGWHFLLCADPDGADLHRTPRPYSLLDYHRSFFRPPGPEQPEWAPSLLPPDRLPPETLALTALIDELRPVLQVSLHATDLGGSWVQLTRDIPGLAEPFAKSAAELRIPVENGASDAAGWPSPGPGIFVIPQPGSEAAGAFHPEDTRLSTWYHAHRYAGTTAIVEVPMWASDLVDDPAPHPDPRGALRMLAGRLRTDAALVAGVRDMIRPGPPPYEDRASAALLRAVDWTLALIPRIAVEWAGAGAPTEATAAYIASIDAFGRRLSLRAAAMLLRVLRAQGHPAAPGLDRLVTGWCEDFAARFRARWVPVATQVEHQSRTVLATYERLLAADRSP is encoded by the coding sequence ATGTGCTACCCCACGCCGCACGAACTCGGGTTGGCCGCCCGCGCGCTGGCGGACGAACACCCCGGCGAGGTCCGGCTCCGCCAGGCCGGCACCTCCCGGGCCGGGCAGCCGCTCTGGGTCCTGTCCGTCGCAGCCGTCGGCCCGGTCACCCTCGCCCGCACCCCCACCCGCAACGTCCTCGTCGTCGCCGGGGCGCACGCCAACGAGCCGGTCGGCGGCGCCACCGTCCTCTCGCTCGCCCGGCGCCTCCTGCACGAGCCCGCGCCGCGGTCCGGCTGCGGCTGGCACTTCCTGCTCTGCGCGGACCCGGACGGCGCGGACCTGCACCGCACGCCCCGCCCGTACTCGCTCCTGGACTACCACCGGAGCTTCTTCCGGCCGCCCGGCCCCGAACAGCCCGAGTGGGCACCGTCTTTACTGCCCCCGGACCGGCTGCCGCCCGAGACCCTGGCCCTGACCGCGCTCATCGACGAGCTGCGGCCCGTACTCCAGGTCTCGCTGCACGCCACCGATCTCGGCGGCTCCTGGGTCCAGCTCACCCGGGACATTCCCGGCCTCGCCGAGCCGTTCGCCAAATCGGCCGCCGAGCTGCGCATCCCGGTGGAGAACGGGGCCTCGGACGCCGCCGGATGGCCCTCCCCCGGGCCCGGGATCTTCGTGATCCCGCAGCCGGGGAGCGAGGCCGCCGGGGCCTTCCACCCGGAGGACACCCGGCTCAGCACCTGGTACCACGCCCACCGGTACGCCGGCACCACCGCGATCGTCGAAGTCCCCATGTGGGCCTCCGACCTGGTGGACGACCCGGCTCCGCACCCCGACCCGCGCGGCGCCCTGCGGATGCTGGCCGGACGGCTCAGGACGGACGCCGCGCTCGTCGCCGGGGTGCGGGACATGATCCGCCCGGGTCCACCGCCGTACGAGGACCGGGCCTCGGCTGCGCTGCTGCGCGCCGTGGACTGGACGCTCGCTCTGATCCCCCGGATCGCCGTCGAGTGGGCCGGCGCCGGGGCCCCCACGGAGGCCACGGCGGCGTACATCGCCAGCATCGACGCCTTCGGGCGGCGGCTGTCGCTGCGTGCCGCCGCGATGCTGCTGCGGGTGCTGCGCGCGCAGGGGCATCCGGCGGCGCCCGGGCTGGACCGGCTGGTCACCGGGTGGTGCGAGGACTTCGCGGCCCGCTTCCGGGCCCGCTGGGTCCCGGTGGCCACCCAGGTGGAACACCAGTCCCGGACCGTCCTGGCCACCTACGAGCGCCTCCTGGCCGCCGACCGGTCCCCGTAG
- the treY gene encoding malto-oligosyltrehalose synthase, with amino-acid sequence MSQPQPVTESESDVPTPVTPASTYRLQLRPEFPFAAAEAAVPYIASLGVSHLHLSPVLEAVPGSAHGYDVTDHSRVRAELGGEPGLRALARAARAHGLGLVLDIVPNHMAVPTPLRLNRPLWEVLRDGPGSPYARWFDIDWEAGGGQVLLPVLAGPLESCELTADGDVLRHGEQEFPLRPGTAGLELPELLAAQWYRPAWWREARTSLNYRRFFTISDLIGVRVEDPEVFTATHAKVLELLRDGVAQGLRIDHVDGLADPEEYLRRLRAAAGDDCWVVVEKILARHERLPPAWPVAGTTGYDALHRVDGVFTDPAGATELAARYGRFTALPQWPEVSQACAREVLTGDLAAELRALERQSGPELSEAVRELLIAFPVYRPYPGEPEPPPQALEQAAAVAGPGPVAGVRELLLSDPAFAARFAQTSAALRAKSLEDRAFYRYAPLLSATEVGGEPGQPAVSAEEFHAYCAAQDLEWPAAGTVLSTHDTKRSADVRARIATLSQAPELMGRPAGPDPQLAWVARQTALGLGPVPDAAPRLSEALLKAVREAALRTSWTEPDEEYEAGVAGYVRAPHDLPEELAEAARANLLGMALLHLAMPGVPEVYQGAETEYRALVDPDNRRPAHFPRRELARLDAGAAPDGPAEEKLALTAALLRLRRDRPELFRGYAPVPALGPAAGHLVAFTRAPGLLAAATRLSHRLAASGGWRGTRLPLPPGTWTPVLPPRPDSNSRTSHSGSVDMADLLDGRPVGVWLRR; translated from the coding sequence ATGAGCCAGCCGCAACCGGTCACCGAATCGGAATCTGACGTTCCGACACCTGTCACTCCGGCGTCGACCTATCGTCTCCAGCTGCGCCCGGAGTTCCCCTTCGCGGCGGCCGAGGCAGCCGTACCGTACATCGCCTCGCTCGGCGTGTCACACCTGCACCTCTCCCCCGTCCTGGAGGCGGTACCCGGCTCCGCGCACGGGTACGACGTCACCGACCACTCCCGCGTACGGGCCGAGCTCGGCGGTGAGCCGGGCCTGCGCGCCCTGGCCCGGGCCGCCCGGGCGCACGGGCTCGGCCTGGTCCTCGACATCGTGCCCAACCACATGGCGGTACCGACGCCGCTGCGGCTGAACCGGCCCCTGTGGGAGGTGCTCCGGGACGGACCCGGCTCGCCGTACGCCCGCTGGTTCGACATCGACTGGGAGGCCGGCGGCGGGCAGGTGCTGCTGCCGGTGCTCGCCGGGCCGCTGGAGTCCTGCGAGCTGACGGCCGACGGCGACGTACTGCGCCACGGCGAGCAGGAGTTCCCGCTGCGGCCGGGCACCGCCGGGCTGGAGCTGCCCGAGCTGCTCGCCGCCCAGTGGTACCGGCCCGCTTGGTGGCGGGAGGCCCGGACCTCGCTCAACTACCGGCGCTTCTTCACCATTTCGGACCTGATCGGGGTCCGTGTGGAGGACCCCGAGGTGTTCACCGCCACCCATGCGAAGGTGCTGGAGCTGCTCCGGGACGGGGTCGCGCAGGGACTGCGGATCGACCACGTGGACGGACTGGCGGACCCGGAGGAGTACCTGAGGCGGCTGCGGGCGGCGGCCGGGGACGACTGCTGGGTGGTCGTCGAGAAGATCCTCGCCCGCCACGAGCGGCTGCCGCCCGCGTGGCCGGTGGCGGGGACCACCGGGTACGACGCACTGCACCGGGTGGACGGGGTGTTCACCGATCCGGCGGGGGCCACGGAGCTGGCGGCCCGGTACGGGCGGTTCACCGCGCTGCCGCAGTGGCCGGAGGTGTCCCAGGCCTGCGCCCGGGAGGTCCTGACCGGTGACCTGGCCGCCGAACTGCGGGCCCTGGAGCGCCAGTCCGGTCCGGAACTGTCCGAAGCCGTACGGGAGTTGCTCATCGCCTTTCCGGTCTACCGGCCCTATCCCGGCGAGCCGGAGCCGCCGCCGCAGGCACTGGAGCAGGCGGCCGCGGTGGCCGGTCCGGGCCCGGTGGCCGGCGTACGGGAACTGCTGCTGAGCGATCCGGCGTTCGCGGCCCGCTTCGCGCAGACCTCGGCGGCGCTGCGCGCCAAGTCGCTGGAGGACCGGGCCTTCTACCGGTACGCGCCGCTGCTGTCGGCGACCGAGGTCGGCGGGGAGCCGGGGCAACCGGCGGTGTCGGCCGAGGAGTTCCACGCGTACTGCGCCGCCCAGGACCTGGAGTGGCCCGCGGCCGGGACCGTGCTGTCCACGCACGACACCAAGCGCAGCGCGGACGTCCGGGCCCGGATCGCGACCCTGTCGCAGGCGCCGGAGCTGATGGGCCGGCCCGCCGGCCCCGACCCCCAGCTGGCCTGGGTGGCCCGGCAGACCGCACTCGGGCTCGGCCCGGTCCCCGACGCCGCGCCCCGGCTGTCCGAGGCGCTGCTCAAGGCGGTCCGCGAGGCCGCCCTGCGCACCAGCTGGACCGAGCCTGACGAGGAGTACGAGGCGGGCGTGGCCGGGTACGTCCGGGCCCCGCACGACCTCCCGGAGGAGCTGGCGGAGGCCGCCCGCGCCAACCTCCTCGGCATGGCACTGCTGCACCTGGCGATGCCGGGGGTCCCGGAGGTCTACCAGGGCGCCGAGACCGAGTACCGGGCCCTCGTCGACCCCGACAACCGGCGTCCGGCGCACTTCCCCCGCCGGGAACTGGCCCGGCTGGACGCGGGAGCCGCCCCGGACGGCCCCGCCGAGGAGAAGCTGGCCCTGACGGCCGCCCTGCTGCGGCTGCGCCGGGACCGGCCGGAGCTCTTCCGGGGCTATGCCCCCGTTCCGGCGCTGGGCCCGGCGGCCGGCCACCTGGTGGCGTTCACGAGGGCCCCGGGCCTGCTGGCGGCGGCCACCCGGCTGTCCCACCGGCTGGCCGCGTCCGGCGGCTGGCGCGGCACCCGACTGCCCCTGCCACCCGGCACGTGGACCCCCGTCCTCCCGCCGCGCCCCGACTCCAACTCCCGTACCTCGCACAGCGGTTCGGTCGACATGGCCGACCTGCTGGACGGCCGCCCGGTGGGCGTCTGGCTCCGCCGGTGA